One Dreissena polymorpha isolate Duluth1 chromosome 9, UMN_Dpol_1.0, whole genome shotgun sequence genomic window carries:
- the LOC127846107 gene encoding uncharacterized protein LOC127846107 → MGRHGVGVITDNGERLVNFCQQNDLFIGRTLFAQKEIHKFTWTSPDDRTQNQVDHIIINSRWRLSLQDVRVMRHADIGSDHSLLGAKVPLKLRKAKTGDIKNQHYDVVTLKDPKVKEAQKEDRSKNKLLDTKSLRLKEIISKEYSKKDKVVKTSARRDKRRYIDRLVEEAETAAEHNDMWTVYQNTRKLKGDYGQHNALPVRAEDGTHVTLEEEKLKRCEEAPTELKTGTIVKLPKEGNLGNCNNWRGITLLSLTSKIFSCIILQRISTAVDGILRQEQTGFRKGKSCIDYIFVLRQILEQSHEWNGSLYVVFVDFEKAFDSLHRDSLWKILRHYGIPKKIVNVIRSLYENFERRVVHNNQVTEPFKVETGVKQGCILSPLFFSMAIDRIIRRTTEGRRQGIQWTLTSLLDDLDFADDIGLLASRNQDINSRRHNSWHCQQAP, encoded by the exons ATGGGAAGACATGGAGTGGGTGTGATCACCGACAACGGGGAGAGACTAGTCAACTTCTGCCAACAAAACGACTTGTTCATAGGAAGGACCCTGTTCGCGCAAAAGGAGATCCACAAATttacatggacatcaccagacgACAGGACCCAGAACCAGGTCGACCACATTATCATCAACAGTCGGTGGAGGCTATCTCTGCAGGACGTGCGTGTGATGCGACATGCAGACATCGGCAGCGACCATAGTCTTCTTGGGGCCAAGGTGCCTTTGAAGCTCAGGAAAGCCAAGACGGGAGACATCAAGAACCAACACTACGATGTGGTTACGTTGAAAGACCCAAAAGTGAAAGAAGCG CAAAAAGAAGACAGATCAAAAAACAAACTGTTGGACACCAAATCCCTAAGACTTAAGGAAATAATTTCAAAGGAATATAGTAAGAAAGACAAGGTGGTGAAGACATCAGCCAGAAGAGACAAGAGGAGGTACATAGATAGGCTGGTAGAGGAGGCGGAGACAGCAGCCGAGCACAATGACATGTGGACAGTGTACCAGAACACCAGGAAGCTTAAGGGCGACTACGGCCAGCACAATGCCCTTCCTGTGAGAGCTGAAGACGGAACGCATGTCACTTTGGAAGAGGAGAAGTTGAAGAGATG TGAAGAAGCGCCAACCGAATTGAAGACCGGCACCATCGTCAAACTGCCCAAGGAAGGAAACCTGGGGAACTGTAACAACTGGCGAGGCATCACTTTACTGTCTCTCACCAGTAAGATCTTCAGCTGCATCATCCTCCAACGCATCTCAACAGCTGTCGACGGTATCCTTCGCCAGGAACAGACAGGCTTCAGGAAAGGCAAGTCCTGCATCGACTACATCTTTGTCCTGAGGCAGATCCTTGAACAGTCCCATGAATGGAATGGATCCCTCTACGTGGTTTTTGTGGACTTTGAAAAGGCCTTCGACAGCCTACACCGAGACTCTCTCTGGAAGATTCTGCGACATTATGGCATCCCTAAGAAAATTGTCAACGTCATCAGGTCTCTGTACGAAAACTTTGAGCGCAGAGTCGTCCACAACAACCAGGTCACTGAACCATTCAAGGTGGAAACTGGAGTGAAGCAAGGATGTATCCTCTCGCCGCTCTTCTTTTCAATGGCAATTGACCGGATCATTCGCCGCACCACAGAGGGAAGGAGGCAAGGAATACAGTGGACGCTGACATCGCTGCTAGATGACCTGGACTTCGCCGACGATATCGGTCTACTTGCTAGCAGGAACCAGGACATCAACAGCAGAAGACATAACAGTTGGCACTGTCAGCAAGCACCATAG